In Drosophila yakuba strain Tai18E2 chromosome X, Prin_Dyak_Tai18E2_2.1, whole genome shotgun sequence, a single genomic region encodes these proteins:
- the LOC6524367 gene encoding putative ATP-dependent RNA helicase SoYb isoform X1 yields MKPGSMGDHQVPSFKVEFRGTSITYASPTSGAASLDFLAHTLRARNAHTWRTILICQQNCEAERLKLELAERDCNTILLPTHDPMALQVLLLWSKGVSLKWAEVIVKWMYIHQALILCDDMLEHLEGVEAHLVVHTTLPELNKFEERMEWLSRSAVKAEMLVITTREEEENKKGGKRREAELEVQQRLPAKDIKPVVKVDPLDPKHSHETQKNIPPTENDKEQQISLGMEDTSSNALEKLQPHQTSFEVKNTELAVDESSPAAARPDPPGDAHLNAAQPSEASDAEFQELLKAWNLRNAAKDLDLPPAPSGPTEEPSCPELPDTTTSDVRVVDDTASLDSFQTVEDSAASLAVEPFSAARTTVYNYGVLAWSRHLVVPCYDLGGAPDISTNIGQAMHQLGVAKSRARAVQRFAWPHVSSGKSVIVVGNMQIGKTWSYLPTVCQRSHKELQCRPADGHGPSCIFVCPNQSQGKQIGRWMSTMLRSLGSEVAFEDVVTHWDKSQVADIVCRLSRPVGILLTSVDLLFELLSTHHSRNAPIFDPQAVKCIALDNLNDMVRLLPDLTMKLLKRLPEVLKLTQSQSQTKCNLYVSGRIWHTDLMVQRILPLMRDDVLILFDDALEASVYGGVQLDTQLVQEDQKIEQLKRLIERRQPAEQRAVVVCSSAAEVLQLRRKLDAMGLNAETCVSEACYANVAQWRQQSTVGPLLVTDDVVPRLRCGQLTLLVHYSLATSWMRFKQRFSLFYENLKAPALHAGGQSVIFVQATDVDSIWILSDFLLKHELPRPIHFLAILSQRRLAEPQHPGRLKLCRQLTAFGDCLRHSCKYRHVMWQHEVPPPAHYPTTGPIRFSVLACNSPASLSVRLGDHFPTVVHFLNVPMTQLGQQVQRHYEVEEHRRRHPNPVPGERAVVKNINRYERADVVSVENNGKVVVQLLDTSTELVSYNASQLYACDAIFKDQPREAMEVRITGLEPQSLDRLWPEDVRNVVRKQFFSRRQNKRNRQFYAVVQATIHQTIFVRDVHDEEGNDLRSFVTSRFRAHEDERCLDKLTAMVQSSRDFPQGC; encoded by the exons ATGAAGCCTGGAAGCATGGGAGATCACCAAGTGCCCAGCTTCAAGGTGGAGTTCCGGGGCACCTCCATCACGTACGCCAGTCCGACATCCGGAGCCGCCTCCCTCGACTTTTTGGCGCACACCCTGCGAGCCAGGAACGCGCACACATGGAGAACCATTCTGATTTGTCAGCAGAATTGCGAGGCCGAGCGTCTGAAATTGGAGCTCGCGGAGCGGGATTGCAACACGATTCTGCTGCCCACGCACGACCCAATGGCTCTCCAAGTGCTGCTCCTCTGGTCCAAGGGGGTGAGTTTGAAGTGGGCAGAGGTTATTGTTAAGTGGATG TACATTCACCAGGCTTTGATTCTGTGCGACGACATGCTCGAGCATCTGGAGGGCGTCGAGGCGCACCTGGTGGTGCATACAACGCTGCCGGAGCTCAACAAGTTCGAGGAACGCATGGAGTGGCTGAGCAGGTCGGCGGTGAAGGCAGAGATGCTGGTCATAACTACGcgtgaggaggaggagaatAAGAAAGGCGGCAAGAGGAGGGAGGCCGAGCTGGAAGTCCAACAAAGACTGCCCGCCAAAGACATCAAGCCAGTGGTCAAAGTAGATCCCCTAGATCCCAAGCACAGCCATGAGACGCAGAAAAATATTCCTCCAACGGAAAACGATAAGGAGCAACAGATCTCATTAGGCATGGAAGATACCTCCTCCAATGCCCTGGAGAAATTGCAGCCCCACCAAACTTCCTTTGAGGTGAAAAACACAGAGTTGGCAGTGGACGAATCCTCTCCAGCAGCTGCTAGGCCCGATCCACCTGGAGACGCACATCTCAATGCTGCACAGCCAAGCGAGGCTTCGGATGCTGAGTTTCAGGAGTTGTTAAAGGCATGGAATCTGCGAAACGCAGCTAAAGACCTGGACTTACCGCCTGCTCCATCTGGTCCCACTGAAGAACCATCCTGCCCGGAGCTGCCTGATACCACCACATCGGATGTGCGCGTCGTTGACGACACCGCTTCGCTGGACTCCTTTCAAACGGTGGAGGATTCTGCTGCCTCTCTGGCAGTGGAACCCTTTTCCGCAGCGAGAACAACTGTCTATAACTACGGCGTGCTCGCCTGGAGTCGCCACTTGGTTGTGCCGTGCTACGATTTGGGCGGGGCGCCGGACATAAGCACCAACATCGGGCAGGCCATGCATCAGCTGGGCGTGGCCAAGTCGCGGGCGCGGGCGGTCCAGAGATTCGCCTGGCCACATGTGTCGTCGGGCAAATCGGTGATAGTTGTGGGCAATATGCAGATAGGAAAGACGTGGTCCTACCTGCCCACTGTGTGCCAGCGCAGCCACAAGGAACTGCAGTGCCGTCCAGCCGATGGCCATGGACCCAGCTGCATCTTTGTGTGTCCCAACCAGTCGCAGGGCAAGCAAATCGGCCGCTGGATGAGCACGATGCTCCGTTCGCTGGGCAGTGAGGTGGCGTTCGAGGATGTGGTCACGCACTGGGACAAGAGCCAAGTGGCGGACATCGTTTGCCGGCTCAGTCGGCCCGTTGGCATTCTGCTGACCAGCGTGGACCTGCTGTTCGAACTGCTGAGCACCCACCACTCGAGGAACGCGCCCATTTTCGATCCCCAGGCGGTGAAGTGCATAGCCTTGGATAACCTGAACGACATGGTTCGTTTGTTGCCGGACCTCACGATGAAGCTGCTGAAGCGATTGCCCGAAGTGCTCAAGCTCacccaaagccaaagccaaacgAAGTGCAATCTCTACGTCTCCGGCCGCATCTGGCACACGGATCTGATGGTGCAGCGCATCCTGCCTCTGATGCGCGACGATGTTCTCATTCTGTTCGACGACGCCTTGGAGGCGAGTGTCTATGGCGGCGTCCAGCTGGACACACAGCTCGTGCAGGAAGATCAGAAGATTGAGCAATTGAAGCGGCTAATCGAACGCAGGCAGCCCGCCGAGCAGCGTGCCGTTGTCGTCTGTTCCAGCGCGGCAGAGGTGCTCCAACTCCGCCGTAAGCTGGACGCGATGGGCCTGAATGCTGAGACCTGCGTCTCGGAGGCGTGCTACGCCAATGTCGCCCAGTGGCGACAGCAGTCTACGGTGGGCCCACTGCTGGTCACGGACGATGTGGTGCCGCGACTGCGATGCGGACAGCTCACGCTGCTTGTCCACTACAGCTTGGCCACCAGCTGGATGCGATTCAAGCAGCGCTTCAGTCTGTTCTACGAGAACCTCAAAGCGCCAGCGTTGCACGCGGGAGGCCAGTCCGTGATCTTCGTCCAGGCCACCGATGTGGACAGCATTTGGATACTCTCCGACTTTCTGCTCAAGCACGAGCTACCCAGGCCCATCCATTTTCTGGCAATCCTTTCGCAGCGCCGCCTGGCAGAGCCCCAGCATCCGGGGCGACTCAAGCTCTGTCGCCAACTGACCGCTTTCGGGGATTGCCTGAGGCACAGCTGCAAGTACCGGCATGTGATGTGGCAACATGAAGTGCCACCACCGGCTCACTATCCCACCACGGGACCCATTCGGTTCTCGGTCCTGGCT TGCAACAGCCCCGCCAGCTTGTCGGTGCGCTTGGGCGACCACTTCCCCACAGTGGTCCACTTCCTCAACGTGCCGATGACGCAGCTGGGGCAGCAGGTGCAGCGTCACTACGAAGTGGAGGAGCATCGGCGCAGGCATCCCAATCCCGTGCCCGGCGAGCGAGCGGTGGTCAAGAATATCAACCGATACGAGCGGGCGGACGTTGTGAGTGTGGAAAACAATGGCAAGGTTGTGGTGCAGCTGCTGGACACGTCCACCGAACTGGTTAGCTACAATGCCAGCCAGCTGTACGCCTGCGATGCGATCTTCAAG GATCAACCCAGAGAGGCGATGGAGGTGCGGATCACTGGCCTAGAGCCCCAGAGCCTGGATCGCCTCTGGCCCGAGGACGTGCGCAATGTGGTGCGCAAGCAGTTCTTCAGTCGCCGCCAGAACAAGCGGAACCGCCAGTTCTACGCCGTCGTGCAGGCCACCATCCACCAGACGATCTTCGTGCGCGACGTGCACGACGAGGAGGGCAACGACCTGCGCAGCTTCGTCACCAGTCGCTTTCGCGCGCATGAGGACGAGCGTTGCCTGGACAAACTAACTGCGATGGTGCAGAGCTCCAGGGACTTTCCACAAGGCTGCTAG
- the LOC6524367 gene encoding putative ATP-dependent RNA helicase SoYb isoform X2, producing MKPGSMGDHQVPSFKVEFRGTSITYASPTSGAASLDFLAHTLRARNAHTWRTILICQQNCEAERLKLELAERDCNTILLPTHDPMALQVLLLWSKGYIHQALILCDDMLEHLEGVEAHLVVHTTLPELNKFEERMEWLSRSAVKAEMLVITTREEEENKKGGKRREAELEVQQRLPAKDIKPVVKVDPLDPKHSHETQKNIPPTENDKEQQISLGMEDTSSNALEKLQPHQTSFEVKNTELAVDESSPAAARPDPPGDAHLNAAQPSEASDAEFQELLKAWNLRNAAKDLDLPPAPSGPTEEPSCPELPDTTTSDVRVVDDTASLDSFQTVEDSAASLAVEPFSAARTTVYNYGVLAWSRHLVVPCYDLGGAPDISTNIGQAMHQLGVAKSRARAVQRFAWPHVSSGKSVIVVGNMQIGKTWSYLPTVCQRSHKELQCRPADGHGPSCIFVCPNQSQGKQIGRWMSTMLRSLGSEVAFEDVVTHWDKSQVADIVCRLSRPVGILLTSVDLLFELLSTHHSRNAPIFDPQAVKCIALDNLNDMVRLLPDLTMKLLKRLPEVLKLTQSQSQTKCNLYVSGRIWHTDLMVQRILPLMRDDVLILFDDALEASVYGGVQLDTQLVQEDQKIEQLKRLIERRQPAEQRAVVVCSSAAEVLQLRRKLDAMGLNAETCVSEACYANVAQWRQQSTVGPLLVTDDVVPRLRCGQLTLLVHYSLATSWMRFKQRFSLFYENLKAPALHAGGQSVIFVQATDVDSIWILSDFLLKHELPRPIHFLAILSQRRLAEPQHPGRLKLCRQLTAFGDCLRHSCKYRHVMWQHEVPPPAHYPTTGPIRFSVLACNSPASLSVRLGDHFPTVVHFLNVPMTQLGQQVQRHYEVEEHRRRHPNPVPGERAVVKNINRYERADVVSVENNGKVVVQLLDTSTELVSYNASQLYACDAIFKDQPREAMEVRITGLEPQSLDRLWPEDVRNVVRKQFFSRRQNKRNRQFYAVVQATIHQTIFVRDVHDEEGNDLRSFVTSRFRAHEDERCLDKLTAMVQSSRDFPQGC from the exons ATGAAGCCTGGAAGCATGGGAGATCACCAAGTGCCCAGCTTCAAGGTGGAGTTCCGGGGCACCTCCATCACGTACGCCAGTCCGACATCCGGAGCCGCCTCCCTCGACTTTTTGGCGCACACCCTGCGAGCCAGGAACGCGCACACATGGAGAACCATTCTGATTTGTCAGCAGAATTGCGAGGCCGAGCGTCTGAAATTGGAGCTCGCGGAGCGGGATTGCAACACGATTCTGCTGCCCACGCACGACCCAATGGCTCTCCAAGTGCTGCTCCTCTGGTCCAAGGGG TACATTCACCAGGCTTTGATTCTGTGCGACGACATGCTCGAGCATCTGGAGGGCGTCGAGGCGCACCTGGTGGTGCATACAACGCTGCCGGAGCTCAACAAGTTCGAGGAACGCATGGAGTGGCTGAGCAGGTCGGCGGTGAAGGCAGAGATGCTGGTCATAACTACGcgtgaggaggaggagaatAAGAAAGGCGGCAAGAGGAGGGAGGCCGAGCTGGAAGTCCAACAAAGACTGCCCGCCAAAGACATCAAGCCAGTGGTCAAAGTAGATCCCCTAGATCCCAAGCACAGCCATGAGACGCAGAAAAATATTCCTCCAACGGAAAACGATAAGGAGCAACAGATCTCATTAGGCATGGAAGATACCTCCTCCAATGCCCTGGAGAAATTGCAGCCCCACCAAACTTCCTTTGAGGTGAAAAACACAGAGTTGGCAGTGGACGAATCCTCTCCAGCAGCTGCTAGGCCCGATCCACCTGGAGACGCACATCTCAATGCTGCACAGCCAAGCGAGGCTTCGGATGCTGAGTTTCAGGAGTTGTTAAAGGCATGGAATCTGCGAAACGCAGCTAAAGACCTGGACTTACCGCCTGCTCCATCTGGTCCCACTGAAGAACCATCCTGCCCGGAGCTGCCTGATACCACCACATCGGATGTGCGCGTCGTTGACGACACCGCTTCGCTGGACTCCTTTCAAACGGTGGAGGATTCTGCTGCCTCTCTGGCAGTGGAACCCTTTTCCGCAGCGAGAACAACTGTCTATAACTACGGCGTGCTCGCCTGGAGTCGCCACTTGGTTGTGCCGTGCTACGATTTGGGCGGGGCGCCGGACATAAGCACCAACATCGGGCAGGCCATGCATCAGCTGGGCGTGGCCAAGTCGCGGGCGCGGGCGGTCCAGAGATTCGCCTGGCCACATGTGTCGTCGGGCAAATCGGTGATAGTTGTGGGCAATATGCAGATAGGAAAGACGTGGTCCTACCTGCCCACTGTGTGCCAGCGCAGCCACAAGGAACTGCAGTGCCGTCCAGCCGATGGCCATGGACCCAGCTGCATCTTTGTGTGTCCCAACCAGTCGCAGGGCAAGCAAATCGGCCGCTGGATGAGCACGATGCTCCGTTCGCTGGGCAGTGAGGTGGCGTTCGAGGATGTGGTCACGCACTGGGACAAGAGCCAAGTGGCGGACATCGTTTGCCGGCTCAGTCGGCCCGTTGGCATTCTGCTGACCAGCGTGGACCTGCTGTTCGAACTGCTGAGCACCCACCACTCGAGGAACGCGCCCATTTTCGATCCCCAGGCGGTGAAGTGCATAGCCTTGGATAACCTGAACGACATGGTTCGTTTGTTGCCGGACCTCACGATGAAGCTGCTGAAGCGATTGCCCGAAGTGCTCAAGCTCacccaaagccaaagccaaacgAAGTGCAATCTCTACGTCTCCGGCCGCATCTGGCACACGGATCTGATGGTGCAGCGCATCCTGCCTCTGATGCGCGACGATGTTCTCATTCTGTTCGACGACGCCTTGGAGGCGAGTGTCTATGGCGGCGTCCAGCTGGACACACAGCTCGTGCAGGAAGATCAGAAGATTGAGCAATTGAAGCGGCTAATCGAACGCAGGCAGCCCGCCGAGCAGCGTGCCGTTGTCGTCTGTTCCAGCGCGGCAGAGGTGCTCCAACTCCGCCGTAAGCTGGACGCGATGGGCCTGAATGCTGAGACCTGCGTCTCGGAGGCGTGCTACGCCAATGTCGCCCAGTGGCGACAGCAGTCTACGGTGGGCCCACTGCTGGTCACGGACGATGTGGTGCCGCGACTGCGATGCGGACAGCTCACGCTGCTTGTCCACTACAGCTTGGCCACCAGCTGGATGCGATTCAAGCAGCGCTTCAGTCTGTTCTACGAGAACCTCAAAGCGCCAGCGTTGCACGCGGGAGGCCAGTCCGTGATCTTCGTCCAGGCCACCGATGTGGACAGCATTTGGATACTCTCCGACTTTCTGCTCAAGCACGAGCTACCCAGGCCCATCCATTTTCTGGCAATCCTTTCGCAGCGCCGCCTGGCAGAGCCCCAGCATCCGGGGCGACTCAAGCTCTGTCGCCAACTGACCGCTTTCGGGGATTGCCTGAGGCACAGCTGCAAGTACCGGCATGTGATGTGGCAACATGAAGTGCCACCACCGGCTCACTATCCCACCACGGGACCCATTCGGTTCTCGGTCCTGGCT TGCAACAGCCCCGCCAGCTTGTCGGTGCGCTTGGGCGACCACTTCCCCACAGTGGTCCACTTCCTCAACGTGCCGATGACGCAGCTGGGGCAGCAGGTGCAGCGTCACTACGAAGTGGAGGAGCATCGGCGCAGGCATCCCAATCCCGTGCCCGGCGAGCGAGCGGTGGTCAAGAATATCAACCGATACGAGCGGGCGGACGTTGTGAGTGTGGAAAACAATGGCAAGGTTGTGGTGCAGCTGCTGGACACGTCCACCGAACTGGTTAGCTACAATGCCAGCCAGCTGTACGCCTGCGATGCGATCTTCAAG GATCAACCCAGAGAGGCGATGGAGGTGCGGATCACTGGCCTAGAGCCCCAGAGCCTGGATCGCCTCTGGCCCGAGGACGTGCGCAATGTGGTGCGCAAGCAGTTCTTCAGTCGCCGCCAGAACAAGCGGAACCGCCAGTTCTACGCCGTCGTGCAGGCCACCATCCACCAGACGATCTTCGTGCGCGACGTGCACGACGAGGAGGGCAACGACCTGCGCAGCTTCGTCACCAGTCGCTTTCGCGCGCATGAGGACGAGCGTTGCCTGGACAAACTAACTGCGATGGTGCAGAGCTCCAGGGACTTTCCACAAGGCTGCTAG
- the LOC6524368 gene encoding activating signal cointegrator 1 complex subunit 2, producing the protein MLDNDTSNNNNCNPQKLPLGDLKFAFSGQDGVRRNIPALDEHWVRRGKSFASYVCMMSSYGRLKFGAALEEWTFAASNCRQDMEFLLSLTQHEFWSYMVYEESAMAAVVTFLQRANPFYRQTDASTDKELEQANRLYGELLDLVVRLIMRLCTGEESDSEWISPQQHSSLLYTNYLISVPMLFDLLIAVGDAEPANVELLRQIFDKVLRLQPEYRKDLKEALTFYESAFLSMQIQVENEGCEGAGGGAPLDADLETPYDDVVLYAMDSAYTLRLLLLLCPELLETIEQLRLPQSIANFYDMTVPMLYKNIYMVNPGAQSLRWLNETRQQFLVVFRRVVSLQMEAGRGQQLVEVMQECLSAQAFVVDYQRQFPLEHDMELLVQRCPNIKNYKVDFVVAGYQKALSSCPNGIMADDMVSNVDTEEEDAEFEDEDSSRTSPQPSPTSNGATRDLDLEVTAVLDVLPDLGRGFIRRLLTRYENSEQAIAAILDDNLPPDLAQMDRQEVYVPPDPQDTQQRQTGLRHYNVHDGDRYDVLTRDQPECIIKQGKGLPGAPRNAEQLLDDKRDLKQLKERYQNYAMVEETPLESGEYDDEYDDSYEALNEGQAPPVSLLRARLQGAAFNSAYEAQDEVEDDDEESSEGGSDAEPAKRNNRDFCENPEVIRARYQQRQMAKYGQKSGGQGAGAGAGSSVVGAPKGQGQSQQTQRSRGQKEAHKSSRANHNRKAGAAFKRSKGMMG; encoded by the exons ATGCTGGACAAcgacaccagcaacaacaacaactgcaaccCACAGAAGCTGCCGCTGGGCGACCTCAAGTTCGCGTTTTCTGGCCAGGATGGGGTGCGCCGCAACATTCCGGCACTG GACGAGCACTGGGTGCGGCGCGGGAAGTCCTTTGCCAGCTACGTGTGCATGATGAGCTCCTACGGCCGCCTGAAATTCGGAGCTGCTCTGGAGGAGTGGACCTTCGCGGCCAGCAATTGCCGCCAGGACATGGAGTTCCTGCTCAGTCTCACACAGCATGA ATTCTGGTCCTACATGGTCTACGAGGAGTCGGCCATGGCGGCCGTTGTCACATTCCTGCAGCGCGCCAATCCCTTCTACAGACAGACGGATGCCAGCACGGACAAGGAGCTGGAACAGGCCAACCGGCTGTATGGAGAGCTGCTTGATCTCGTCGTGCGTTTGATAATGCGACTGTGCACCGGCGAGGAATCGGACTCGGAGTGGATTAGCCCGCAGCAGCACAGCAGCCTGCTGTACACCAACTACCTGATCTCTGTGCCAATGCTCTTCGATCTGCTCATCGCCGTTGGCGATGCAGAGCCAGCGAACGTGGAGCTGCTGCGCCAGATCTTTGACAAGGTGCTGCGACTGCAGCCGGAGTACCGAAAGGATCTGAAGGAGGCGCTCACCTTCTACGAGAGCGCCTTCCTCAGCATGCAGATCCAGGTGGAGAATGAGGGCTGCGAGGGAGCCGGCGGCGGTGCGCCTCTGGACGCGGACTTGGAGACGCCCTACGACGATGTGGTGCTCTACGCAATGGACTCGGCCTACAcgctgcgcctgctgctgctgctttgtcCCGAGCTACTGGAAACCATCGAACAACTGCGTTTGCCTCAAAG CATCGCCAATTTCTATGACATGACCGTGCCCATGCTGTACAAGAACATCTATATGGTCAACCCGGGAGCTCAGTCGCTGCGCTGGCTAAACGAGACGCGCCAGCAGTTCCTTGTCGTCTTCCGTCGCGTGGTTAGCCTGCAGATGGAGGCGGGACGCGGCCAGCAGTTGGTGGAAGTGATGCAGGAATGCCTGTCCGCGCAGGCCTTCGTTGTGGACTACCAGCGGCAGTTTCCCCTGGAGCACGACATGGAGCTGCTCGTCCAACGTTGCCCAAATAT CAAGAACTACAAGGTGGACTTCGTGGTGGCCGGTTACCAGAAGGCGCTGAGCAGCTGTCCCAACGGCATAATGGCCGACGATATGGTCAGTAACGTGGAcaccgaggaggaggacgccGAGTTCGAGGACGAGGATTCCTCGCGCACCTCTCCACAGCCGTCACCGACGTCGAACGGAGCCACCAGGGACCTCGACTTGGAGGTCACCGCCGTGCTGGATGTGCTGCCCGATCTGGGCAGAGGCTTCATAAGGCGCCTGCTCACCCGCTACGAGAACAGCGAGCAGGCCATCGCCGCCATTCTGGACGACAATCTGCCGCCGGATCTGGCGCAAATGGATCGGCAGGAGGTGTATGTTCCGCCCGATCCGCAGGACACACAGCAACGCCAAACGGGCCTGCGGCACTACAACGTCCACGATGGCGACCGCTACGATGTGCTGACGCGCGACCAGCCCGAGTGCATCATCAAGCAGGGCAAGGGATTGCCCGGCGCGCCGCGCAATGCGGAACAGCTACTAGACGATAAGCGTGATCTGAAGCAGCTGAAGGAGCGCTACCAGAACTACGCCATGGTAGAGGAGACGCCGCTCGAGAGTGGCGAGTATGACGACGAGTACGACGACAGCTACGAGGCTCTAAACGAGGGTCAAGCGCCGCCAGTGAGTCTGCTGCGCGCCAGGCTCCAGGGCGCTGCCTTCAATTCCGCCTACGAGGCACAAGATGAAGtggaggacgacgacgaggagagCTCCGAGGGCGGCTCTGATGCGGAGCCGGCGAAGCGCAACAACAGAGACTTTTGCGAAAATCCCGAGGTGATACGTGCCCGCTACCAGCAGCGCCAGATGGCCAAGTACGGCCAGAAGAGCGGAGGACaaggagcgggagcgggagcgggtTCATCTGTAGTGGGCGCACCCAAGGGCCAGGGGCAGTCGCAGCAGACCCAACGCAGTCGTGGCCAGAAGGAGGCGCACAAATCCTCGCGTGCCAACCACAATCGCAAAGCGGGAGCGGCCTTCAAGCGCAGCAAGGGAATGATGGGTTAG
- the LOC6524369 gene encoding acidic repeat-containing protein, whose protein sequence is MAFENSAHQLKIPDDGLDNQRIDKDAPAPQSQVQIAPKQMPDTASDSGSVIWISSDSLASSQGEAQGVNATKELADFETLYCRKLRARGPGSITGHMKTPKLAKKRCWPDGEDDKPDAKKSLAFEQFVSIYDRENRSPPEIENNQSRRQNYENDFASKMSAEPCANPEDSLVKLINDCNLEENGDAQTPQSQAQMEPNHSASFASADSDIGSHILESDDSHASACSYLHSSEICNSSDFEELRKAFTKDSSYFELSLDSNSRSSSSVDTDMEIPKIAVKRHSPGSNGDGLVKKKSYRNLDEMPTPSNRPVVTRSGRVVVSRSNQQFDYSSSQSKGDGEEDSEDLSLDSDDEDYQGKDFEQPKWTGRKRRSFRSSSSSASSTDNSHSSPEAVPRLVYLQLGDKVVKVRDEPQSNVVLEDDGELKTKMHKFLGLIASRRKLYYPAEDCDMDPEENNEKNVSLSITHVANTSPTSAPTPPTQSAKLPIRPDTTHTSTSTWSKLNLSHIHSPTKAERQAKVMEDFVLQAIVYSFEECTPDSLKEPIDLSELPSKKQLATNCRRHKSSVACLERHRQFYGFVQSLSPAISLNMCHPLALTYRQTDFCQCKVPLAKTLFNMFNHAIFHCGLQVPIVWKESMNTRWKCVLTIDASGKRTAEILLLRSIETAAELIQPLLHEMCHAAAFLFNRELGHGDNCRRWAYQAKMAFPEVPTIDDCMGSFKYTCTMCTRCSYGVVDLQTHNLRCYYCQFEVSVKPFCKTNMHDGARSDPTMTPFKCFIRDKYLKLGEEGGATHSSRMTLLNEEFVKMNAKT, encoded by the exons ATGGCATTCGAGAACTCTGCACACCAGCTTAAGATTCCAGACGACGGGCTGGACAACCAGAGGATCGATAAGGACGCACCG GCGCCCCAATCCCAGGTCCAAATTGCACCCAAACAGATGCCGGACACAGCAAGCGACAGTGGCAGCGTCATATGGATTTCAAGCGATTCCCTTGCCTCCTCACAGGGGGAGGCCCAGGGAGTCAATGCTACCAAGGAGCTGGCAGACTTCGAGACTTTGTACTGCCGCAAACTACGGGCAAGAG GTCCTGGTTCCATCACAGGCCACATGAAGACCCccaagttggccaagaagcGGTGCTGGCCGGATGGCGAGGACGACAAGCCGGACGCCAAAAAAT CACTGGCTTTTGAGCAATTCGTATCGATATACGATAGAGAAAACAGGTCGCCGCctgaaatcgaaaataatcAAAGCCGCAGACAAAATTACGAAAACGATTTCGCATCCAAGATGTCCGCCGAACCGTGTGCCAATCCGGAGGACAGCCTGGTCAAACTGATCAACGACTGCAACCTGGAGGAAAATGGCGACGCACAG ACGCCCCAATCCCAGGCCCAAATGGAACCCAATCACAGTGCTTCATTTGCGAGCGCCGACAGCGACATCGGCAGCCACATACTGGAGTCGGATGATTCCCATGCTTCGGCGTGCAGCTACCTCCACTCGTCCGAGATTTGCAACTCCTCCGACTTCGAGGAACTGCGCAAGGCGTTCACCAAGGACTCCTCATACTTCGAACTCTCCCTTGATTCAAATAGCCGCA GTTCTAGTTCCGTGGATACCGACATGGAGATACCCAAGATAGCCGTTAAGCGCCACTCGCCGGGAAGCAATGGCGATGGATTGGTTAAAAAGAAAT CTTACCGAAATCTGGACGAGATGCCCACTCCCTCGAATCGGCCGGTGGTGACGCGCAGTGGTCGTGTTGTAGTATCGCGGTCGAACCAGCAGTTTGACTACTCATCCTCGCAGTCGAAGGGCGATGGCGAGGAGGACTCCGAAGATTTGTCGCTGGATTCCGACGACGAGGACTATCAGGGAAAGGATTTTGAGCAGCCCAAGTGGACGGGTCGCAAACGGCGTAGCTttagaagcagcagcagcagtgccaGCAGCACCGATAACAGCCACTCGTCGCCGGAGGCAGTGCCTCGGCTGGTCTATCTCCAATTGGGCGATAAAGTCGTTAAGGTTAGGGACGAGCCACAGTCCAACGTCGTCCTGGAAGACGATGGCGAATTGAAAACGAAGATGCACAAGTTTTTGGGTCTGATTGCGTCACGTCGCAAGCTTTACTATCCTGCGGAGGACTGCGATATGGATCCGGAGGAAAATAATGAGAAAAACGTGTCTTTATCGATCACTCATGTCGCCAATACATCCCCCACGTCCGCACCAACTCCCCCTACTCAATCAGCCAAGCTTCCAATTCGGCCGGATACAACgcacacatccacatccacttggTCAAAGCTAAATCTATCGCATATCCACTCGCCGACCAAGGCGGAGCGCCAGGCCAAAGTCATGGAAGACTTTGTGCTCCAGGCCATTGTCTACTCCTTTGAGGAGTGCACCCCGGACTCGCTGAAGGAGCCCATTGATCTAAGCGAGCTTCCCAGCAAGAAGCAGCTGGCGACCAACTGCCGCCGCCACAAGAGCAGCGTAGCCTGTTTGGAGCGGCACCGACAGTTCTACGGATTCGTTCAGTCGCTCAGCCCGGCAATCTCGCTCAACATGTGCCATCCGCTGGCGCTCACCTATCGGCAGACCGACTTCTGCCAATGCAAAGTGCCACTGGCCAAGACGCTGTTCAACATGTTCAACCACGCGATCTTCCACTGCGGCCTGCAGGTGCCCATTGTTTGGAAGGAATCCATGAACACGCGCTGGAAGTGCGTGCTTACCATCGATGCCTCCGGCAAGCGAACCGCCGAGATTCTGCTTCTGCGCAGCATCGAGACTGCGGCCGAGCTCATCCAGCCCCTGTTGCACGAAATGTGCCATGCGGCGGCCTTCCTGTTTAACCGGGAGCTAGGTCACGGCGACAATTGCCGTAGATG GGCCTACCAGGCGAAGATGGCGTTCCCGGAGGTGCCCACCATCGACGACTGCATGGGCAGCTTCAAGTACACGTGCACCATGTGCACCCGATGCTCCTACGGCGTGGTCGACTTGCAAACGCACAACCTGCGCTGCTACTACTGCCAGTTCGAGGTGAGCGTGAAGCCCTTTTGCAAGACAAACATGCACGACGGCGCCCGATCGGATCCGACGATGACGCCGTTCAAGTGCTTCATCCGGGACAAGTATTTGAAGCTGGGCGAGGAGGGGGGCGCCACGCACTCGTCGAGGATGACGCTGCTCAACGAGGAGTTCGTGAAGATGAACGCAAAGACCTAG